From one Candidatus Goldiibacteriota bacterium genomic stretch:
- a CDS encoding EamA family transporter has product MKLWDSWLLLAFASAFFAGLTAIFGKVGVAGINSNLATFIRTVIIIGIIALIVSWRKEWQPLNTISAHTLIFLALSAIATGASWLCYYRALQLGPASRVAPIDKLSVVFAMLLAFIFLRETITWKIAIGGSLVAAGAIFLALP; this is encoded by the coding sequence ATGAAACTTTGGGATTCGTGGCTTTTACTTGCTTTTGCATCGGCATTTTTTGCGGGATTAACGGCTATATTCGGAAAGGTGGGCGTTGCGGGAATTAATTCCAATCTTGCCACTTTTATCCGCACCGTGATAATTATCGGAATTATCGCGCTGATAGTAAGCTGGAGAAAAGAGTGGCAGCCGTTAAACACCATTTCCGCGCATACTCTTATTTTTCTTGCCTTATCCGCGATAGCCACAGGCGCGTCCTGGCTTTGTTATTACCGCGCGCTGCAGTTAGGGCCCGCGTCCCGCGTCGCGCCAATTGACAAACTAAGCGTGGTTTTTGCCATGCTTCTGGCTTTTATATTTTTAAGGGAAACAATCACCTGGAAAATAGCAATAGGCGGTTCTTTAGTCGCCGCCGGCGCGATATTTCTGGCATTACCGTAA